The genomic interval CACTCCGACTTTATCAGGTTTCCCATAAAGGGAGACACGGCTGGGTGGTGTTGTCATGGCGGCGTAGTTCTCCGCTTCATAATGTACCAGAACCCAGTAACCAATTTCCAGTGGAAATAACCAGAGCTTCAGAGTTCATCTCACCCTGTTTATAGTGTGGGCTGAAATACGGGTAGATCTCATCTCTGAATGAACACTCAGTGAAAGAGTAAATATGGGACCGGGCTGTCACATCGTAAAAAGAGACCAAACCTTCCTCTTGGTCCACAAACACCCCGACCTTACTGGGTTTCTCATCCAGGGAGACACGGCTGGGTGGTGTTGTCATGGCGGCGTAGTTCTCCGCTTCATAATGTACCAGAACCCAGTAACCATTATCTGGACTCAGCGTCAGTCTCCCTCTACGGTTGGCGCTGCCTCTGGTTACACCTAGATCCCATCCGCTCTTGTTGTTGACCTCCACCTCCCAGTAAGCCTTCCCAGTACTCAAGCTGTTGAATCCCAGTACACTACCTAACACGTCAAACCTCTCCGGTGAGTCAGCTACTTCCTGGTTTTCTCCTCCGTCTTGTACTTTCTTCCCATCAGGTGAAACTACGAGGCGTTGGTGTGCGGTCTCTGGGTCCAGCTTCACGTTCACTGTTGAGAACAAATTGAAAATATGTTATGAGCTCAGTAGTTGCATTTCCATTCAAGATCTGCACAAAACTGTAATATTCcactaaatgtatttttgaaacgTCAAATCACACAATGAAAACTCAGATATTATCATTATTTCCAAGACacttttagggaaaaaaaagtcaaatgttacGCACCAGAAAACGTTGGAAGTCTTTTGAGTTctgcaaagagaaaattaagtttttcatCAATGATAGCAAATTTCTGTTCTTATTACTGTCCCACAATAAAGTCAACTCTTACCAGTGGAGTCCAGCTTCTCCAGCTCCTGCTGAATCTTTTTAACCATAGCTGTTGTAGTTTCTCTCATGGAGCCAAAAGAGAGGGTGGTGTCAAGTTCAACATCCGTCCAGTCAGTCATGTCATCCTGAACCGACAGAGACGGGTATTTCtgaacagacacaaaaaagacaGATTACCTGACAGACTTTGAAGCATCAAACCTTCCTAGACGTAACATGAATCATTGATAATGACTTTGGAAACCAGTTTACAATCTAAAGTGATTTTCCTCTGACCTGTAAGAAAAGTATGTGATCTTCCAGTGATGAGATATCGTCTAGTTCTGAGAtggttttcttaattttgttgatTTCGTCTTCCAGCtcatctttcagtttttttgcttCGTTTTCCATCGCCTCCCTTCTGCTCTGTAGTGGCATAAGAGCATTCTTCTGGGCTGCCTCCACAATGGCAATCAGCGCTGTGAAAACCGCTTCGATATCCCACCACTCGTTTTCAATCAGGTCCTGGAATTGAGAAAAATGATCTCAGAAGCTGCTTTTAACTCATCCATAGTAAAATGTATGTAAGCCCAAAAGCCAAAAGTGGTTCATTACAAAAAGTGGTTGAATGCGGGCGGGCAGAGGGTGTGCAAACATTGAGGTGAAGCTGTGATTTATAAAGGGGAAATTGCTTTTTAGTGAGCGTGCGCATGGTTTTATAAATctctatttttacatttttcttttagcataTGCTATTTGTTGGCTTTTAGTGCAAAATGAGAAATTTGACCTAATCTGTATGAAAACTTCAGGTTTCTGCTCCGACCTGCTTTGTCCACATCTAATACAAAATTAGCCTAAATGCCTTATTTAATGGCCGAAGTGCCTTATTTAGCATTTAGGCTAATGCTAAATCTCAGTATGTTCAGACTGAGGAAGAACTTACTGAGAAAGTttggttttatcttttatcCCGAACTCAATTCGAGTTTCAACAAAATGGCAGAggaaagatgaaatatttgctTGCATTGACTTtttatggtttctgttttctgacctTTATTATCAGCTAAAATGCCTCTTGTggtaaacttaaataaatatgacagtctaaaataaaatgaattttgtctGACATTTCAGCTGTGAAGAAAGGTTAGTATTAGTATTGTTTTTGCTCCAACAAGCTGTAgatttttggtaattttttcTTGAATGGGTTTTACTTTGGTACTGGTCCTTAGTTATAGGAGTTATAGTTGACTCTGATACCTTGCAATCCCTGAAAGCTTCGTTTATCTCATCCATCTTCATTCTTCTTATTCCAATTCTGTCTTCTAAGTCCTTCTTGGTGTTCTCAAGTTCAGTCTGTAAAAGACAACAAGCaggcacattttaaatgtttcagcctATATTTGCTGAATTTGGCTACTGTTTAAGAGTAGCTCCTGTCTCTTAAACCTTCtttagaaaaatgcagaaaggtTTAAATAGGTAAAAGGTGGCAGATGAACGAGTCAGGAAGTTTAGATCACCTTCTTCTTGAGCCATTCTTCTTCCGTGGAGACCACTTCATCCTGACCTCCTTCCATACATCGAACACAGATGCTCCTCCGTTGATTCCTGCTGTACAGCTCAAGCGGGCGTCCGTGGACTAGGCAGGCCCTTTCATCCAAGTTCTCCACTGGTTCCACCAGCTTGTGGCCCTTCAGCCTTGGGTTTGAATGGTTCTCCAAGTGGTCTGGGCAATACGAGGCGAGACACACAAGGCAGGACTTTGTCGCCTTCTGCTTCGGTTCCTTGCAGACGTCGCACGGTACCTCCCCGGGCGCCCCCGAACTCCTGTTGCTGATCGTGTTTTTTATCTGCGTGGCGATGTCTCTTAGCACAATGTTAACGCCTGGAGGTTTGTTGAGATGTTTTTTGCAAAGTGGACACATGTCGTTGACCCGATACGGGGAGATGCTGAGCTCTAGGCACTTCCTGCAGAAAGAGTGACCACAAGGCGTCGTGACCGGATCGGTAAATATATCCATGCAGATGGAGCAGGCTAGATTCCTCTCCAGCGTGGAGTCACTGTTTGGAACAGAGACGGCGGCCATGTCTGCTTAAAGAAAATATCTCAGTTAAGTTAAAGCTTCCTAACatttgaaatctttttaaaagacatcctttgcttttgctaatgaaaaaaacccaactaatATCTACAGAAGAGTTTAGCCGCTAAagttaggaaaaaaatatagaagCAGCATCTTGTTCCTCGTTATGAGAAACTCACGAGATGTAAAACTCCTAAGTTTAATATTTCGGTATAACGACACTTATGTctcaacaaaaccaaaatgtgtTCTCgtcttaaatgaaaacattgatgAAGATGTTTGATCAACGGTGGTGGGTACGCTTCAGCTaatgcattaattttttttccctttgtttagCGTGTTAGGCTTTTTGCTAGCTTTGAAAATCTTTGGCAAACATTGCATTCCCTAAATGATTTTTTCTGGTAGGTGTGTAATAACCAGTTTGAACCTGTTGAGGGCGACATGCCACGCTGTAACACACGTCATTGGTACGTTGTTGATATCTACATAGTTCATTTTAgcacgttagcattagcttccattaAATACCATGTTGTCGTGGTGTTTTAGCTATGGTCAAACTAATGCCTGTGATTATAAGAGTTAGCACATCTACCTATTTAGTTAGCGCTGCCAACCACTATTGGtcatcattttgttatttatttttaagccctGTATTGGCCATTTTTGGtgttcacatttatttctgaagagGACCCCAAACTTTCATATCCCAACCCAGATGTTGCGTAATAAACTCTTATTGAATATTGTcttaaacaaatttatattcatgtttttaagcCCTCCCCTTAAGAAAGCTCACACTTTCCCATCTGaaatttaactaaattaaagctaaaataacACACAGCTGTAGCTGGAAAATATAAGCAGGGTTGCCATATTTCAAAGTCTTGCCACAGACTGGACACtgggactttgactagaccaatTTAACTGGATGTATGTTTAGAgtggtaataataatataaaggAAACTTCCAGCCCAGCTTCAGGTCTACTACCTCAAGCAGGTGttgctgctgaagaaaatcatccccacagtatgatgctgccaccaccaagtTCAGGGAAAGTTTTCTTCCAATATGTTTCAGTGTCCTCAATAAAGTTCGATGGAAAACTGGGTTTGGGTTAGAAAATGTATAGAAAATGTCATTTGTAACAGatcaaaatgtagaaaaatttgACTGGTGTGTCAATCTAATTTTACTTcactcattattattattgttagcATTTTGATTAACACACTGACTCACCTGCAATGTTTACTAATCAAGATGGAATTGGAATACATGCATTTACATCCGATTGGATTTTATTAACATACATGTCTGTGTACGAGTCATACATCAACTGAATTAAATTTCTCCTTTATTAAAGCTTTCATGGTTTAAATAACTAATAATTACCAACACGCTGCATGAAAGCATAGTTTGTGTGTGAGCAGACGGCGGCTGGAAGAGCTGTGGAACTGTCAGGAAGCGTAAACACATGAGGTTCAAAGGTCACTgaaaaaaacactgcagttgTGCAACTTTTTAGGATATTTCGAGCACTTAGTTTGTGATGTATGCGCAGCCGTCTGCCGGCGCGTAGAGGACATGTTGTTATGCACCTGCACGCGTCCAAACAGTAAGGGACACGAATGTCACAAATAAACTGttcctggattttttttgtatttggaatTCACGATTCATTTTTTCAACTTTGTATAAGAGACAAATTACTTAATTTttgacaaattacaaaaaaaaaaaaataataattacaatttaCCATTATTTCCTACAAGCTGATGAAAGTGACTGTGCAAACTAACACACCTCACGCTTTCATGCATTAAGGTTTTACAGCTCGTCACTGTGTGTCACTCCCATTGTGTGATCATAACACAGAGTTATAAAAGCATGCAGAATTTTCTGCTTTGAATCAAAGGTCTatgatgaaaaatgttgcatttagaGTAGAACTTTACCTTCAGGTTGCGGAGCGTTCCCTCTGCTCACAGGTTCCTATGCCGACTCTCTCCTAGTGAGAGTCGGTGTTCTTCCCTGTGGACTTCCTCCCTGTGCTAAGTTTCATTTCTGATCAAAAGTACAAACAGGCACCTCCTTTATTCACAGGAGGGAGGCTGGCATGCAGCAGAGCAACCACATCATTTATTTGCATGTGGCTGGGGCGTGTTGGATGTTGTGCAACAGATCGAATCCCTTCATTTGCCCAGAGGTTTTTCACTGGCTGTAGAAGGAAGTTTTATGTTTGAAGTCATCTCTGTTGCTCAGTGTGAATGAAGCCCGTTTGACAGGAAAATCCAAAGagttcagagtttttttttttttgtaaagtttcatctttcatttctgttccaaaagagaaaaaagggagagggaaaaacaattgtttgtatgttttctatGGAACCTCTTTACTGTTGAAGTTGTGTGTCGGTCTAGTTTTtgaaagaatataaaatatgtacacGTATAACATATACAAATGTAcggcaaataaataaacttccaATACCTACATTGCTGGAAAACAGACAACTGATCGCAAACATGTTATCGTATAAAGCCAACTAGCACCgttttatattataaatatgtaatataatatattagTGTATTGAAATGGTGACATTAATTTACATACAGCAATGTTCAGCAGGCCAGATGGAAGTGACTGATATCCAACACTGATACCACAGCGTTAAGTTAACGGTATAATCAGTCAGCATGTTGTTCCAGCAGCCATGAAGCAAAGACTtcttaataaatgcaaaaatggATGGTAATCAACCTCACAGATAATACACAATGCACATTACCCttaggcaaaataaaaaatataaataaaaaaatggttgtgATAGTAACATTTACAATGTGTATAACTTGCTACTGCGCTAATAGTGGAGTTAATCTTTCATTTACcccattagcatttttgctaactttgaaaacatttcatgccTTTCTTCCCCCAACTTAATTTTTTATAGATAAATTCCAAAGAAGTAATTTACTTATCATATTTACAGACTTTacgttgaataaagtttgatgtctttgttgaagttttggcTATTGACTATTAACAGAATTGTGTTACATTTacatgagtaactttttggaaaaaatgtacttttaaagtattttttactaTGCTGCGTTTTGCACTGTCACTTGAGGAATCCGAAGTGTCGCTACTCTtacttttgtaaagttttagGATACTTTacccactgtgagtaacttctctgaaaaacctgcagtttttgttaaagtttcatttgctttatattaaaaaccttttagaagCAACTTGTTGAACATGAAAATCAAATTACTGATGGCTTCATTGGTGATGCGGACTAATATTTAATAGCGTATTTAAAGTGCTGATCTGAGTACAACTAATAATTTTAGGCTACCTAGAAgtaaaagtttgtatttattatatttcaacTGAAGTGCGTCCTTTCGGCCATTTGTGGGACTTTGAATAAATTTGGCCCCCAACTGCAGTTCAGGAATGGTGCAAATTTGTCTCAAGCAGAtggacactttttaaaatgtattactatttattatttttgccataaTAGCATATCATCGTCACCAAAATGTCAGGtacaacacaaaatatatagttttttttaaccatgttttTATGTCACAAACTTGGAGAAAAAGTATTTCAAgaattcaaaacagtttttattttaatgatagAAAAACCAAAGTTCCTGTTGCTTTGTCTATCAAGGTGTCAAGGAAGCAAAGACGTCAAATTGCggcaaatgaaataaaacattcagcatGATTATGCAAACATTACCAAAAATCTGTCAAACTGATAAACAATATTACGTTCAAAAAAAGACTGCATTTATACACTTCTTTCCTTATTTCTCTAATCCTAAAAGTCTCACCATGTCGTAAAACTAATTGCCTGTTAGGGATAGAAAAGATACCTTGACCCTTGACCCTAGTTTGCAACTCTCTTTCGTCTATTCACACACAGATTTACTCAAACGAATTTCCTGGAATTAAATTGTTTCCAAATGACGACTCTTCCTCGTAAAGCTACGGTaactagaaataaaaacagttttgttagcttgatttttaagctttttaaaatgatcttctCTGATGCATCAAATCATTGAATACTTCTCTTCTACCGCTCAAAATTAGGTCTGCATACTCTGACTGAGCAAATATGGAAGACCAAATACTTCCATTCCTAAttcattgctttatttttgaaataatcaaagGCTCAAAGTTGATCTCATATTTCATATGCAGACTGAAATACGGATGAAGCTCGTCCTGGAATGAGCACTTGGAGAACGTGTAGATATGAGACCGGGCAGTCGCGTCGTAGAAGGACACAATGCCTTCTTCATAGTCCACAAACACCCCAATCTTCTTTGGTTTGTctttaaaagaaagtgaaacaGGTGGAGCTGTCATGACTGCGTACGCTGTAAATGGCTCAGGTACGTCACACTCTTCAAAATGTACCAGAACCCAGTAGCCGTTATCTGGGTTTAAAGCTGGTCGTCCCCTGCGGTTGGCGCTGCCTCTGGCTACACCTAGATCCCACCCGGTTGTGTTGCCAACCTCCACCTCCCAGTACGACTTCCCAGTTGCCAAGGCGTCGAGTCCCAGGACGCTGCCAAGCACATCATATCTCTTCGGAGAGTCTGccacttcctggttttctcCTCCGTCTTTCACTTTGCTGCCATCATCAGAGAAAACCAGGCGCCTGTGTGCGGTATCTGGGTCCAGCCTCACGTTCACTGGAAACCCAAAGTCAGAAAAGGAACAAGCATCTTTCAGACACAAATCCATTGTTTTTGAGACAGCATGAGAGAAGAAAGTGAAATGTACCTTCAAACTTTGGGAATCTCGTAAGTTCTGCGAAGAGAAAATTTGGTTTTGATCCGTCATTTTAATGATTTGGGTTTCATCACTATAAAGTCAGGTCTTACCAATGGTGGCCAgcttctccagctgctgctgaacatTTTCAATCATTGTTGTCGCGGTTTCTCTCATGGAGCCAAAAGACAGAGTGGTGTCAAGTTCAATGTACGTCCAGTCTTTCATGACATCCTGGACTGAAAGAGATGGGTACCTCTGGAATAacaggtaaaagaaaataacagagttACATTAATGATCATAACCTCTCTACACAACCAAGAAGAAATGATCGTTTATATGCATTTTTCGATGAGGATTTTGAAAAGCGATGCAAGCTTCAAAGGTAAAGCTTGCATTTATCTCTGACCTGTAGGAACAGGATATGATCTTCAAGGACCGATATGTCGTCTAGCTTTGAGATTGTTGTCTCGAGTTTGTTGATTTCATCTTCCAACTC from Gambusia affinis linkage group LG18, SWU_Gaff_1.0, whole genome shotgun sequence carries:
- the LOC122820772 gene encoding E3 ubiquitin-protein ligase TRIM21-like isoform X1, coding for MAAVSVPNSDSTLERNLACSICMDIFTDPVTTPCGHSFCRKCLELSISPYRVNDMCPLCKKHLNKPPGVNIVLRDIATQIKNTISNRSSGAPGEVPCDVCKEPKQKATKSCLVCLASYCPDHLENHSNPRLKGHKLVEPVENLDERACLVHGRPLELYSRNQRRSICVRCMEGGQDEVVSTEEEWLKKKTELENTKKDLEDRIGIRRMKMDEINEAFRDCKDLIENEWWDIEAVFTALIAIVEAAQKNALMPLQSRREAMENEAKKLKDELEDEINKIKKTISELDDISSLEDHILFLQKYPSLSVQDDMTDWTDVELDTTLSFGSMRETTTAMVKKIQQELEKLDSTELKRLPTFSVNVKLDPETAHQRLVVSPDGKKVQDGGENQEVADSPERFDVLGSVLGFNSLSTGKAYWEVEVNNKSGWDLGVTRGSANRRGRLTLSPDNGYWVLVHYEAENYAAMTTPPSRVSLDEKPSKVGVFVDQEEGLVSFYDVTARSHIYSFTECSFRDEIYPYFSPHYKQGEMNSEALVISTGNWLLGSGTL
- the LOC122820772 gene encoding E3 ubiquitin-protein ligase TRIM21-like isoform X2, which gives rise to MAAVSVPNSDSTLERNLACSICMDIFTDPVTTPCGHSFCRKCLELSISPYRVNDMCPLCKKHLNKPPGVNIVLRDIATQIKNTISNRSSGAPGEVPCDVCKEPKQKATKSCLVCLASYCPDHLENHSNPRLKGHKLVEPVENLDERACLVHGRPLELYSRNQRRSICVRCMEGGQDEVVSTEEEWLKKKTELENTKKDLEDRIGIRRMKMDEINEAFRDCKDLIENEWWDIEAVFTALIAIVEAAQKNALMPLQSRREAMENEAKKLKDELEDEINKIKKTISELDDISSLEDHILFLQKYPSLSVQDDMTDWTDVELDTTLSFGSMRETTTAMVKKIQQELEKLDSTELKRLPTFSVNVKLDPETAHQRLVVSPDGKKVQDGGENQEVADSPERFDVLGSVLGFNSLSTGKAYWEVEVNNKSGWDLGVTRGSANRRGRLTLSPDNGYWVLVHYEAENYAAMTTPPSRVSLYGKPDKVGVFVDYEEGLLSFYDVTMKTHIYSFTECLFNGELHPYFSPHVKQEGMNSEAMVISTGNYFQFDEE
- the LOC122820772 gene encoding E3 ubiquitin-protein ligase TRIM21-like isoform X3 — translated: MCPLCKKHLNKPPGVNIVLRDIATQIKNTISNRSSGAPGEVPCDVCKEPKQKATKSCLVCLASYCPDHLENHSNPRLKGHKLVEPVENLDERACLVHGRPLELYSRNQRRSICVRCMEGGQDEVVSTEEEWLKKKTELENTKKDLEDRIGIRRMKMDEINEAFRDCKDLIENEWWDIEAVFTALIAIVEAAQKNALMPLQSRREAMENEAKKLKDELEDEINKIKKTISELDDISSLEDHILFLQKYPSLSVQDDMTDWTDVELDTTLSFGSMRETTTAMVKKIQQELEKLDSTELKRLPTFSVNVKLDPETAHQRLVVSPDGKKVQDGGENQEVADSPERFDVLGSVLGFNSLSTGKAYWEVEVNNKSGWDLGVTRGSANRRGRLTLSPDNGYWVLVHYEAENYAAMTTPPSRVSLDEKPSKVGVFVDQEEGLVSFYDVTARSHIYSFTECSFRDEIYPYFSPHYKQGEMNSEALVISTGNWLLGSGTL